One window of Flavobacteriales bacterium genomic DNA carries:
- a CDS encoding DUF4295 family protein, with translation MAKKTVASLKKADAKVFVKVIRMVKNSNTGGYKFNELVMPAEDVDKALAAKK, from the coding sequence ATGGCAAAGAAGACCGTTGCATCGTTGAAGAAGGCGGACGCCAAGGTGTTCGTGAAAGTGATCCGCATGGTGAAGAACAGCAACACCGGCGGATACAAGTTCAATGAGCTGGTGATGCCCGCGGAGGACGTGGACAAAGCCCTCGCCGCCAAGAAGTAA
- the rimO gene encoding 30S ribosomal protein S12 methylthiotransferase RimO: MKAKTLKPTKVNVVTLGCSKNTVDSEVLMAQLKANSIAVEHESTSGDHNVVVINTCGFIDNAKQESIDTILSWANAKDRGEVEKVYVTGCLSQRYAPELKDGIPQVDAWFGTRDMPRLLKTLKADYKHELVGERLLTTPVHYAYFKISEGCDRKCSFCAIPLMRGDHISTPIEALVKSAKHLAANGTKELILIAQDLTYYGLDIYKKRNLHELLAQLSDVEGIDWIRLHYAFPSGFPMEILDVMKERSNICKYLDMPLQHGSTNMLKRMRRGITQEKTEALVDTIRQEVPGIGIRTTLIAGFPGETGADHADNLSWIERMRFDRLGAFTYSHEEDTHAFSMEDDVPDEVKLQRASEIMELQGGISFELNQQKIGKTFKVLVDKVEGGNYYARTEHDSPEVDNDVLIATSAGHLRVGDFADVRITEAREHELTAVPV; encoded by the coding sequence ATGAAAGCCAAGACCCTCAAGCCCACGAAGGTGAACGTCGTCACCTTAGGCTGCTCGAAGAACACCGTGGACAGCGAGGTGCTGATGGCCCAACTGAAGGCGAACAGCATCGCCGTGGAGCACGAGTCCACTTCCGGCGACCACAACGTGGTGGTGATCAATACCTGCGGCTTCATCGACAATGCCAAGCAGGAAAGCATCGATACCATTCTGTCCTGGGCCAATGCAAAGGATCGCGGAGAAGTGGAGAAGGTCTACGTTACCGGCTGCCTCAGCCAGCGCTACGCGCCCGAGCTCAAGGACGGTATCCCGCAGGTCGATGCTTGGTTCGGCACCCGCGACATGCCGCGCCTGCTGAAGACCCTGAAGGCCGATTACAAGCATGAACTGGTAGGGGAGCGGCTGCTCACCACGCCGGTCCATTACGCCTACTTCAAGATCAGTGAGGGCTGCGACCGCAAGTGCTCCTTCTGCGCCATCCCGCTGATGCGCGGCGACCACATCAGCACGCCCATCGAGGCCTTGGTGAAGAGTGCGAAGCACTTGGCCGCGAACGGCACCAAGGAACTGATCCTCATCGCGCAGGACCTTACCTACTACGGCCTGGACATCTACAAGAAACGCAACCTGCACGAACTTCTCGCGCAGCTGAGCGATGTGGAGGGCATCGACTGGATCCGCCTGCACTACGCCTTCCCCAGTGGTTTTCCCATGGAGATACTGGATGTGATGAAGGAGCGTTCCAACATCTGCAAGTACCTCGACATGCCGCTGCAGCACGGCAGCACGAACATGCTCAAGCGCATGCGCCGGGGCATCACGCAGGAGAAGACCGAGGCCTTGGTGGACACCATCCGCCAGGAGGTGCCCGGCATCGGCATCCGCACCACGCTCATCGCCGGTTTCCCGGGCGAGACCGGGGCCGACCACGCCGACAACTTGAGCTGGATCGAGCGCATGCGCTTCGATCGCTTGGGTGCATTCACATACAGCCACGAAGAGGACACGCACGCCTTCAGCATGGAGGACGACGTGCCGGACGAGGTGAAACTGCAACGTGCCTCGGAGATCATGGAACTGCAGGGCGGCATCAGCTTCGAGCTCAACCAACAGAAGATCGGCAAGACGTTCAAGGTGCTCGTGGACAAAGTGGAAGGCGGCAACTACTACGCCCGCACCGAGCACGATTCACCGGAGGTGGACAACGATGTACTGATCGCCACTTCCGCCGGACACCTGCGCGTGGGTGATTTTGCGGACGTGCGCATCACCGAGGCGCGGGAGCACGAGCTGACGGCGGTGCCGGTGTGA
- the rpmG gene encoding 50S ribosomal protein L33: protein MAKKGNRVQVIMECTEHKTSGLSGTSRYITTKNRKNTTERLELKKYNPIMRKMTVHKEIK, encoded by the coding sequence ATGGCCAAGAAAGGAAACCGCGTACAAGTGATCATGGAGTGCACCGAGCATAAGACCTCGGGCCTGTCGGGCACTTCCCGCTACATCACCACGAAGAACCGCAAGAACACCACCGAGCGCCTGGAGTTGAAGAAATACAACCCCATCATGCGCAAGATGACCGTTCACAAAGAGATCAAGTAA
- a CDS encoding heme-binding domain-containing protein, producing MKKILYILIAIIVIAQFIRPSRIAEPVDPATDLIAVTKPDAEVEQMLRTSCYDCHSGQPRYPWYFAITPVNWMLNEHIKDGREDFDASTWASVEGYDRDHQAKEGMEELEKKEMPIPEYFYLGRHADAKLTDAQNKKLHAYFKSLRDGSWDVEKARRKAAGQGK from the coding sequence ATGAAAAAGATCCTGTACATCCTGATCGCGATCATCGTTATCGCACAATTCATCCGGCCATCACGCATCGCCGAGCCCGTCGATCCCGCAACGGACCTGATCGCCGTGACGAAACCCGATGCCGAGGTGGAGCAGATGCTCCGGACGTCCTGCTACGATTGCCACAGCGGGCAGCCGCGCTATCCGTGGTACTTCGCCATCACCCCCGTGAACTGGATGTTGAACGAACACATCAAGGATGGGCGGGAGGACTTCGACGCTTCCACATGGGCCAGTGTGGAGGGCTACGACCGGGACCACCAGGCGAAGGAGGGCATGGAGGAGCTGGAAAAGAAGGAGATGCCCATTCCCGAATATTTCTATCTGGGGCGGCATGCCGATGCCAAGTTGACGGATGCGCAGAACAAGAAGCTCCATGCCTATTTCAAAAGCTTGCGGGACGGCTCATGGGACGTCGAGAAAGCCCGGCGGAAGGCCGCTGGCCAAGGCAAGTAG
- a CDS encoding SAM-dependent methyltransferase, with protein MLLTAKEMTAVKALEKAHWIAFAPFVFQASVSLRNLGILEYIFDQRHAGGPTAAEIAEKLSLSRYGVEVLLEIAETSDIVCKDPDLRYELTKVGYFLNYSPTASVNLNFANDVCYKGLFHLENSIKNGKPEGLKELGQWKTIYEGLSQLKPLEQKSWFDFDHHYSDHIFEEAMGRIFLNKPRTIFDIGGNTGKFSIQCCSFDPEVRLKIVDLPGQLEMARVNAKENGFEDRISTHPIDWLSEDPQIPKGADLIWMSQFLDCFSEEEIVKILKVCAGSMDDLTEVAIVETFTDRQTFKASQFILEATSLYFTVLANGNSKMYPSGVFKRLIEQAGLEVKEDIRLGEYHTMLVCRKK; from the coding sequence ATGCTACTGACCGCCAAGGAGATGACTGCCGTAAAGGCGCTGGAAAAGGCACACTGGATTGCTTTTGCGCCCTTCGTCTTCCAGGCTTCGGTATCACTTCGGAACCTGGGGATACTTGAATACATTTTTGACCAACGGCATGCAGGAGGCCCCACGGCCGCTGAAATAGCCGAAAAACTTTCACTCAGCCGCTATGGGGTGGAGGTGCTGCTGGAGATCGCGGAAACCTCGGATATTGTCTGCAAGGATCCGGATCTTCGGTATGAGCTGACCAAAGTGGGCTACTTCCTGAACTATAGCCCCACGGCCAGCGTGAACCTGAATTTCGCGAATGACGTTTGCTACAAGGGCCTTTTCCATTTGGAGAATTCCATTAAGAACGGAAAGCCGGAGGGCTTGAAGGAACTGGGCCAATGGAAGACGATCTATGAAGGCCTTTCGCAGTTGAAACCCTTGGAGCAAAAATCCTGGTTTGATTTCGACCACCATTATTCCGATCATATTTTCGAGGAGGCCATGGGAAGGATCTTCCTGAACAAGCCCCGGACCATTTTCGATATCGGAGGGAACACGGGGAAGTTCTCGATCCAATGTTGTTCGTTTGATCCAGAGGTACGCCTGAAGATCGTCGACCTGCCCGGGCAATTGGAAATGGCGCGCGTCAATGCCAAGGAAAATGGTTTCGAAGACCGGATCTCCACCCATCCCATTGATTGGTTGTCCGAAGACCCGCAGATCCCTAAAGGAGCCGACCTGATCTGGATGTCCCAGTTCCTGGATTGCTTCTCGGAAGAGGAGATCGTGAAGATCTTGAAAGTCTGTGCCGGGTCCATGGACGATCTCACCGAAGTGGCGATCGTGGAGACCTTCACCGACCGGCAGACGTTCAAGGCATCCCAATTCATCCTGGAAGCGACCTCGCTCTATTTCACGGTCCTGGCCAATGGGAACAGCAAGATGTATCCCTCCGGCGTGTTCAAGCGATTGATCGAGCAGGCCGGTCTCGAAGTGAAGGAGGACATCCGGCTTGGGGAATACCACACCATGTTGGTGTGCAGGAAGAAGTGA
- the ftsY gene encoding signal recognition particle-docking protein FtsY, producing the protein MALFGLFGSKEKKEQLDAGLDRSRNSLFGKLTRAIVGKSNVDDEVLDALEETLVTSDVGVETTLKIVGRVQERVKRDGYLGTSELNGILRAEIAGLMRDADGGSEPFKITGAKPHVIIVVGVNGVGKTTTIGKLAHAYKQAGNTVILGAADTFRAAAVDQLRIWSERTGVPLVQQGMGADPAAVAYDTVESAKSKGIDVVIVDTAGRLHNKVNLMNELTKVKQVMRKVIPEAPHEVLLVLDASTGQNAIEQAREFTKATQVTALALTKLDGTAKGGVAIGISDQFQVPIKYLGVGEGMEDLQVFNKEAFVESLFGDQ; encoded by the coding sequence ATGGCACTATTCGGATTATTCGGCAGTAAGGAGAAGAAAGAACAGCTGGACGCCGGCCTGGACCGCTCCCGCAACTCTCTCTTTGGCAAGCTCACCCGGGCCATTGTCGGGAAGAGCAACGTGGACGACGAAGTCCTCGATGCCTTGGAAGAGACCTTGGTCACCAGCGATGTCGGCGTGGAAACCACGCTGAAGATCGTCGGACGCGTACAAGAGCGCGTGAAGCGGGACGGCTACCTCGGCACTTCCGAACTGAACGGGATCCTGCGTGCGGAGATCGCCGGTCTGATGCGCGATGCGGACGGTGGCAGCGAACCCTTCAAGATCACCGGCGCCAAGCCCCATGTCATTATTGTGGTGGGGGTGAACGGCGTGGGCAAGACCACCACCATCGGCAAACTGGCCCATGCTTACAAGCAGGCCGGCAACACCGTGATCTTAGGGGCCGCCGATACTTTCCGCGCTGCCGCAGTGGACCAACTGAGGATCTGGAGCGAACGCACCGGGGTTCCCTTGGTGCAGCAGGGCATGGGCGCGGATCCTGCGGCCGTGGCCTACGATACCGTGGAGAGCGCCAAGTCCAAAGGCATCGACGTGGTGATCGTGGACACCGCCGGCCGCCTGCACAACAAGGTGAACCTGATGAACGAGCTCACCAAGGTGAAGCAGGTGATGCGCAAAGTGATACCCGAGGCGCCGCACGAAGTATTGCTCGTCCTGGACGCCAGCACCGGTCAGAACGCCATCGAGCAGGCGCGCGAATTCACCAAGGCCACACAGGTGACGGCATTGGCGTTGACGAAATTGGACGGCACCGCAAAAGGCGGCGTGGCCATCGGCATCAGCGACCAGTTCCAGGTGCCCATCAAATACCTTGGGGTGGGCGAGGGGATGGAAGATCTGCAGGTATTCAACAAGGAGGCTTTTGTTGAGAGCCTTTTCGGCGACCAGTGA
- a CDS encoding DUF4384 domain-containing protein, which produces MPIRMTPDEGRNEGRPTPPSGGGGRGGGGGGLLGSLLPLLLGFLIKRPKLLLVAAVLFGLYYFFGNGCSGDSGGGTITNEAGQLLTSRGADFDPELYDQAEVYEPLADNVDAPLPERVSLEQFAPRRLNQGQQGSCVAWASAYGARTIVQAEATKQDPNGTAFSPSFLYNQIKLGNDCQGAYIMNAMQTMKAAGVLPLSEFAYTDDNCRKLPDSGDKLAAQQYRIKGFQRLSKGGDDQRTDMLAMKQQLAQGSPVVIGMMVGGSFMQGMEGQDLWTPTQNDYRQQGFGGHAMCVIGYDDYKVKNEKAGGAFQIMNSWGPEWGNNGIGWVRYSDFDIFAKEAYAVYPQGEGVDVKPSVFDIRFGLAQVDAKGNATGKNIPLRHEAGRVFRTVTPVHKGDRFKIEVTNNAECYTYLFGLDTDGSTYVLFPYTPKHSPYCGITGTRIFPKDQSLTADEVGSTDVMAILVADQPLDYPKINAAMKANAAQGLDAKLAAVVGNELIDAGTPTYSEGGTFGAKAPAEKTTLAIVLKIEKQ; this is translated from the coding sequence ATGCCCATACGGATGACCCCCGACGAGGGACGGAACGAAGGACGGCCCACTCCTCCTTCCGGCGGCGGCGGTCGTGGTGGCGGTGGTGGCGGCCTGTTGGGCAGCCTCCTTCCCTTGCTGCTCGGCTTCCTCATCAAGCGCCCGAAATTGCTGTTGGTGGCGGCGGTGCTCTTCGGCCTCTACTACTTCTTCGGCAACGGCTGCTCCGGCGACAGCGGCGGCGGCACCATCACCAACGAGGCCGGCCAACTGCTCACCTCGCGCGGTGCGGACTTCGACCCCGAGCTGTACGACCAGGCCGAGGTGTACGAGCCACTGGCGGACAATGTGGATGCCCCACTGCCGGAACGCGTGAGCTTGGAACAGTTCGCTCCGCGCCGGTTGAACCAAGGCCAGCAGGGATCGTGCGTGGCCTGGGCCAGTGCCTACGGCGCCCGCACCATCGTCCAGGCCGAAGCCACCAAGCAGGACCCGAACGGAACGGCCTTCAGCCCCAGCTTCCTCTACAACCAGATCAAGCTCGGAAACGATTGCCAAGGCGCGTACATCATGAACGCGATGCAGACGATGAAGGCCGCCGGCGTGCTGCCGTTGAGCGAATTCGCCTACACCGACGATAACTGCCGCAAGCTGCCGGACAGCGGCGACAAGCTGGCGGCCCAGCAGTACCGGATCAAAGGCTTCCAGCGGTTGAGCAAGGGCGGCGACGACCAGCGCACGGACATGCTGGCCATGAAACAGCAGCTCGCGCAGGGCTCGCCGGTGGTGATCGGCATGATGGTGGGCGGCAGCTTCATGCAGGGCATGGAAGGCCAGGACCTGTGGACGCCCACGCAGAATGACTACCGCCAGCAGGGCTTCGGCGGCCATGCCATGTGCGTGATCGGCTACGACGACTACAAGGTGAAGAACGAAAAGGCCGGCGGCGCCTTCCAGATCATGAACAGCTGGGGGCCGGAATGGGGCAACAACGGCATCGGCTGGGTGCGCTACAGTGACTTCGACATCTTCGCCAAGGAGGCGTATGCCGTGTATCCGCAGGGCGAAGGCGTGGACGTGAAGCCATCGGTGTTCGACATCCGCTTCGGGCTGGCGCAGGTGGACGCCAAAGGCAACGCGACGGGAAAGAACATCCCGCTGCGGCATGAGGCGGGCCGCGTGTTCCGCACCGTCACGCCCGTCCACAAGGGCGACCGCTTCAAGATCGAGGTGACCAACAACGCCGAGTGCTACACCTACCTCTTCGGCCTGGATACGGACGGCAGCACCTACGTGCTCTTCCCCTACACGCCGAAGCATTCGCCGTACTGCGGAATTACCGGCACGCGCATCTTCCCGAAAGATCAGAGCCTGACGGCGGACGAGGTGGGCAGCACCGACGTGATGGCGATCCTGGTGGCCGATCAGCCGCTGGATTATCCGAAGATCAACGCGGCCATGAAGGCGAACGCAGCGCAAGGCCTGGATGCCAAACTGGCGGCCGTGGTGGGGAATGAGCTGATCGATGCGGGAACGCCCACCTATAGCGAGGGCGGGACTTTCGGGGCGAAGGCCCCGGCGGAAAAAACCACGCTGGCCATTGTCCTGAAGATCGAAAAGCAATGA
- a CDS encoding LysR family transcriptional regulator, producing MTLQQLQYIVAIDTHRHFARAAEACFVTQPTLSSMVKKLEEGLGVVLFDRSKSPVVPTAEGEVLVEQARSVLKEVQLLKEMADATRGEHAGELRIGMIPTLAPYLLPLFLGDLLQKHPALKVSVEELTTEVITERLVHGRLDVGLLATPLGVAGLKEEPLFNERFLLYVSPEEGIGKKHYVLPSEIHADRLWLLEEGHCLRSQVMDLCELREQGDGNGRFAYVSGSIEALMRMVDVQGGLTVVPELATVGMVPEQRARLRDFRSPVPVREIGLVTYRHSAKDRLLQLLREHVLAGVAPHLRQVRTPKVLPVGTVD from the coding sequence ATGACATTGCAGCAGCTCCAGTACATAGTGGCCATCGATACGCACCGGCACTTTGCGCGGGCGGCGGAAGCCTGCTTCGTGACGCAGCCGACGTTGAGCAGCATGGTGAAGAAGCTGGAGGAGGGACTGGGCGTGGTGCTCTTCGACAGGAGCAAGTCCCCGGTGGTCCCCACGGCGGAGGGGGAGGTGCTGGTGGAGCAGGCGCGGTCGGTATTGAAGGAGGTGCAGTTGCTCAAGGAAATGGCGGACGCCACGCGCGGGGAGCATGCCGGCGAGCTCCGGATCGGGATGATACCCACCTTGGCGCCTTATCTGTTGCCCTTGTTCTTAGGCGATCTGTTGCAGAAACATCCGGCCTTGAAAGTGTCCGTGGAAGAGCTCACTACGGAGGTGATCACCGAGCGCCTGGTCCATGGCCGATTGGACGTGGGGCTGCTGGCGACCCCGCTGGGCGTGGCGGGCCTGAAGGAGGAGCCGTTGTTCAATGAGCGCTTCCTTTTATACGTTTCGCCGGAAGAGGGCATCGGGAAGAAGCATTACGTGTTGCCATCGGAGATCCATGCGGACCGGCTTTGGCTGTTGGAGGAGGGTCATTGTTTGCGTTCGCAGGTGATGGACCTGTGCGAACTGCGGGAACAGGGCGACGGGAACGGTCGATTCGCGTACGTGTCCGGCAGCATCGAGGCCCTGATGCGGATGGTCGACGTGCAGGGCGGGCTCACGGTGGTGCCCGAACTGGCCACGGTGGGCATGGTGCCTGAACAGCGAGCGCGCCTGCGCGATTTCCGTTCTCCGGTGCCGGTGCGCGAGATCGGCCTGGTAACCTACCGGCACTCGGCGAAGGACCGGCTCCTGCAACTGCTGCGGGAACATGTGCTGGCCGGGGTGGCGCCCCACCTGCGGCAGGTACGGACGCCGAAGGTGCTGCCGGTGGGGACGGTCGATTGA
- the katG gene encoding catalase/peroxidase HPI, with protein MENNPIGTQASHGEGKCPVIHGTSRISVSGRGNRNRDWWPDHLNLGLLHQHNPTGNPLGPDFNYTEAFQKLDYAALKKDLNTLMTDSQDWWPADWGHYGGMFVRMAWHSAGTYRTGDGRGGGGRGQQRFAPVSSWPDNVGLDKARRLLWPIKQKYGNNLSWADLLILAGNVALESMGFKTFGFAGGRADTWEADQDVYWGSESEWLATSDKPNSRYTGDRDLEDPLAAVQMGLIYVNPEGPDGNPDPVASGRDVRDTFGRMAMNDEETVALIAGGHTFGKAHGAGDTALVGPAPEAAPIEAMGLGWANKFGTGVGVDTTNSGIEGAWKPNPTKWDNGYFDMLFGYEWELTKSPAGAQQWVAKNCKAEHMIPDAHGSGKSYPPMMTTADLALRFDPIYEKISRRFHKDPRAFADAFARAWFKLTHRDMGPKALYVGPEVPSEELLWQDPIPAVDHKLIDAKAIAELKAKLLASGLSISQLVAAAWASASSFRGSDKRGGANGARIRLAPMKTWAVNDPAALDKALSALEKVQKDFNASAKDGKKVSLADLIVLGGCAAVEKAAKEAGTTLTVPFTPGRTDASQEQTDVESFSVMEPQADGFRNWQKMAYSVPAEEMLVDKAQLLTLSAPEMTVLLGGLRVLGANTGGSKHGVLTDRPGQLTNDFFVNLVDMRTAWAPKAGEEGLYASHDRKTGDRKWTATRVDLIFGSNAQLRALSEVYAQIDGAEKFVKDFVLAWTKVMELDRFDLK; from the coding sequence ATGGAAAACAACCCGATCGGTACACAAGCCTCCCACGGCGAAGGGAAATGCCCGGTGATCCACGGCACCTCGCGCATATCCGTCTCGGGCCGAGGCAACCGTAACCGCGATTGGTGGCCCGACCACCTGAACCTGGGCTTGCTGCACCAACACAATCCCACCGGCAACCCACTGGGCCCGGACTTCAACTATACCGAGGCGTTCCAAAAGCTCGACTATGCAGCCCTGAAGAAGGACCTCAACACCCTGATGACCGACTCCCAGGACTGGTGGCCCGCTGACTGGGGACACTATGGTGGCATGTTCGTGCGCATGGCCTGGCACAGCGCGGGCACCTACCGCACCGGTGATGGTCGCGGCGGCGGAGGGCGTGGACAACAGCGCTTCGCACCCGTGAGCAGTTGGCCCGACAACGTAGGCTTGGACAAGGCACGCAGGTTGCTGTGGCCCATCAAGCAGAAGTACGGCAACAACCTCTCTTGGGCGGACCTGTTGATCCTCGCGGGCAACGTGGCGCTGGAGTCAATGGGCTTCAAGACCTTCGGTTTCGCAGGTGGCCGCGCGGACACTTGGGAGGCCGATCAGGACGTGTACTGGGGCAGCGAATCCGAGTGGCTCGCTACCAGCGACAAACCCAACAGCCGCTACACCGGCGATCGCGATCTGGAGGATCCGCTCGCTGCCGTTCAGATGGGCCTGATCTACGTGAACCCTGAAGGTCCTGATGGCAACCCGGATCCCGTGGCCAGCGGTCGCGATGTGCGCGACACCTTCGGTCGGATGGCCATGAACGATGAGGAAACCGTGGCCCTCATCGCCGGCGGGCACACCTTCGGAAAGGCGCACGGCGCAGGCGATACAGCCCTGGTCGGTCCCGCACCCGAAGCAGCACCCATCGAAGCCATGGGTCTGGGCTGGGCCAACAAGTTCGGCACCGGCGTGGGCGTAGATACCACCAACAGCGGCATCGAGGGCGCGTGGAAGCCGAACCCGACCAAGTGGGACAACGGCTACTTCGACATGCTCTTCGGCTACGAATGGGAACTCACCAAGAGCCCTGCGGGTGCCCAGCAATGGGTGGCCAAGAATTGCAAGGCGGAGCATATGATCCCTGATGCGCACGGTTCCGGCAAATCCTATCCGCCCATGATGACAACAGCGGACCTGGCCTTACGGTTTGACCCGATCTACGAGAAGATCTCGCGACGCTTCCACAAGGATCCACGAGCTTTCGCCGATGCATTCGCAAGGGCCTGGTTCAAATTGACGCACCGCGACATGGGCCCCAAGGCGCTCTACGTAGGACCTGAAGTGCCCTCTGAGGAATTGCTCTGGCAGGATCCCATCCCGGCCGTGGACCACAAGCTCATCGATGCCAAGGCCATCGCCGAACTCAAGGCCAAACTCCTCGCCTCCGGCCTCAGCATTTCGCAGCTCGTAGCTGCGGCATGGGCTTCGGCCTCGAGCTTCCGTGGCAGCGATAAGCGCGGTGGTGCCAATGGTGCGCGCATCCGTCTGGCACCGATGAAGACGTGGGCCGTGAACGATCCCGCAGCACTGGACAAAGCCCTTAGCGCCTTGGAGAAGGTGCAGAAAGACTTCAACGCTTCCGCGAAGGATGGAAAAAAGGTCTCCCTCGCAGACCTGATCGTGCTGGGAGGATGCGCTGCCGTGGAGAAAGCCGCGAAGGAGGCCGGCACCACGTTGACCGTTCCCTTCACCCCCGGCCGCACCGATGCAAGCCAGGAGCAGACCGATGTGGAAAGCTTCTCCGTGATGGAGCCACAAGCCGATGGTTTCCGCAATTGGCAGAAGATGGCCTACAGCGTTCCTGCTGAAGAGATGCTCGTGGACAAGGCACAACTGCTCACCCTGAGCGCACCGGAAATGACGGTGCTCTTGGGCGGTTTGCGCGTGCTGGGCGCCAACACTGGCGGATCCAAACACGGTGTGCTCACCGATCGCCCCGGCCAACTCACCAACGACTTCTTCGTGAACCTGGTGGACATGCGCACCGCGTGGGCACCGAAAGCTGGCGAGGAAGGCCTCTACGCGTCGCACGACCGCAAGACCGGCGATCGCAAATGGACAGCGACCCGCGTGGACCTGATCTTCGGATCCAACGCACAGCTGCGCGCCCTCTCTGAGGTCTATGCCCAGATCGATGGCGCTGAGAAGTTCGTGAAGGACTTCGTTCTAGCCTGGACCAAAGTGATGGAACTGGACAGGTTCGACCTGAAGTGA
- a CDS encoding STAS domain-containing protein produces the protein MNSPAPAKQGGGKEPSEFGFTPKLYSLWKDGISKEQLKKDIIAGVVVGIVALPLAIAFAIASGVSPEKGLITAIIGGLVVSLLGGSRVQIGGPTGAFIIIVFGIVNKYGIEGLTLATFMAGFLIMLMGFLRAGQLLKYFPHTLVVGFTAGIAVVIFSTQVKDLFGLQIAEVPAGFLDKWAVLGSHFNTLDPVATTLGIVSVVLSLYLSRVTKVIPGPMAAILVCTAAVYFMKLPVETIGSRFGAISASIPMPKLHLVDMATMRELIQPAIAIALLGGIESLLSAVVADGMIGGRHRSNMELVAQGGANVLSSMFGGIPVTGAIARTATNVKNGGRTPISGIVHALTLLVIMLVAAPLAGLVPMACLAGILVVVAWNMGEWSYFRNAVKGNRYDLAVLLVTFGITVLFDLVLAIEVGMVLAAFIFMKRMADVTELHPALAESTGSTTREVDRELKDLPKDIQVFEITGPLFFGAALRFQQVLAEINDKHRVVVLRMKYVPLIDATGVKRIEDIVKGMQARKRTVYLTDIGPSVLEELEQHAWFTPELHAKDLAEVLRRHNG, from the coding sequence ATGAACTCTCCGGCACCCGCTAAGCAGGGGGGCGGCAAGGAACCGTCCGAGTTCGGCTTCACCCCGAAGCTGTATTCCTTGTGGAAGGACGGCATCTCCAAAGAACAGCTCAAGAAGGACATCATCGCCGGTGTGGTCGTGGGCATCGTGGCCCTCCCGCTGGCCATCGCTTTCGCCATCGCCTCGGGCGTTTCACCGGAGAAAGGTCTGATCACCGCCATCATCGGCGGGCTGGTGGTCTCGCTCCTCGGCGGCAGCCGTGTGCAGATCGGCGGGCCCACCGGGGCCTTCATCATCATCGTCTTCGGCATCGTCAATAAATACGGCATCGAAGGGCTCACCTTGGCCACCTTCATGGCGGGTTTCCTTATCATGCTCATGGGCTTCCTGCGCGCGGGGCAGTTGCTGAAGTACTTCCCGCACACCTTGGTGGTGGGCTTCACCGCAGGCATCGCGGTGGTGATCTTCTCCACCCAGGTGAAGGACCTGTTCGGCCTGCAGATCGCCGAGGTGCCCGCTGGCTTCTTGGACAAATGGGCCGTACTGGGCAGCCATTTCAATACCCTCGACCCGGTGGCCACCACCTTGGGCATCGTCTCCGTGGTGTTGTCCTTGTATCTGTCGCGTGTTACCAAGGTGATCCCCGGCCCCATGGCCGCGATCCTCGTCTGCACCGCGGCCGTGTACTTCATGAAGTTGCCCGTGGAGACCATCGGCAGCCGGTTCGGGGCCATTTCCGCGAGCATTCCCATGCCCAAGCTTCACTTGGTGGACATGGCCACGATGCGCGAGCTCATCCAGCCCGCCATCGCCATCGCGCTTCTGGGCGGTATCGAATCACTGCTCTCGGCCGTGGTGGCCGACGGCATGATCGGCGGGCGGCACCGCAGCAACATGGAATTGGTGGCACAGGGCGGTGCGAATGTGCTCAGCTCGATGTTCGGCGGCATCCCGGTCACGGGTGCCATCGCGCGCACCGCCACCAACGTGAAGAATGGCGGGCGCACACCGATCAGCGGCATCGTCCATGCCCTTACCCTGCTGGTGATCATGCTCGTGGCCGCGCCGCTTGCCGGCCTGGTGCCCATGGCCTGCTTGGCGGGCATCCTGGTGGTGGTGGCCTGGAACATGGGCGAATGGAGCTACTTCCGCAACGCGGTCAAAGGCAACCGCTATGACCTGGCCGTGCTGCTGGTCACCTTCGGCATCACCGTGCTGTTCGACCTGGTGCTGGCGATCGAGGTGGGCATGGTGCTCGCCGCCTTCATCTTCATGAAGCGCATGGCCGACGTGACCGAACTGCATCCTGCACTGGCCGAAAGCACCGGCTCCACCACGCGAGAAGTGGACCGGGAGCTCAAGGACCTGCCCAAGGACATTCAGGTTTTCGAGATCACCGGCCCCCTGTTCTTCGGCGCCGCATTGCGGTTCCAACAAGTGCTCGCGGAGATCAACGACAAGCACCGCGTGGTGGTGCTGCGCATGAAGTACGTGCCCCTGATCGATGCCACGGGCGTGAAGCGCATCGAGGACATCGTAAAAGGCATGCAGGCCAGAAAGCGCACCGTCTACCTCACCGACATCGGGCCGTCCGTGCTCGAAGAGTTGGAACAGCATGCCTGGTTCACTCCCGAGCTGCATGCCAAGGACCTCGCCGAAGTGCTTCGCAGGCACAACGGGTAA